From one Populus alba chromosome 17, ASM523922v2, whole genome shotgun sequence genomic stretch:
- the LOC118037188 gene encoding glyoxylase I 4: MGNTGEIQEEIERWVSPSVPSPGRTSMPLSLNHVSFVCKSVPESVKFYEDVLGFVLIKRPSSFKFEGAWLFNYGLGIHLLESDKAPTKKSKINPKDNHISFQCSDMNLVIKKLEEKNIEYVTAVVEEGGITVDQLFFHDPDGYMVEICNCQNLPVLPLPSCPLIKAPKPSASLASSPSLYGKQSWELRCFAEVASVMMDNLVVDMMDISI; this comes from the exons atGGGGAATACAGGAGAGATTCAGGAAGAAATAGAGAGGTGGGTTTCTCCTTCAGTACCTTCACCAGGAAGAACATCCATGCCTCTGTCTCTGAACCACGTCTCATTTGTTTGCAAGTCTGTTCCTGAATCTGTCAAGTTCTATGAGGATGTTCTGGGTTTTGTTCTCATCAAAAGACCTTCTTCCTTCAAGTTTGAAGGAGCTTG GCTGTTCAACTATGGTTTAGGCATCCATTTGCTTGAATCAGACAAGGCACCGACGAAGAAAAGTAAGATCAATCCAAAAGACAACCATATTTCATTTCAATGTTCAGACATGAATCTTGTCATAAAGAAACTAGAGGAGAAGAACATCGAGTATGTGACTGCGGTTGTCGAAGAGGGTGGCATCACCGTCGATCAGCTCTTCTTCCATGACCCTGACGGCTACATGGTCGAGATCTGCAACTGTCAAAATCTCCCGGTTCTTCCACTTCCTTCATGCCCTCTGATCAAGGCACCTAAACCAAGTGCGAGCCTCGCATCGTCACCGTCTCTGTATG GGAAGCAGAGTTGGGAGCTGCGATGCTTTGCAGAAGTTGCCTCTGTGATGATGGACAACTTGGTGGTGGACATGATGGACATTTCAATATGA